One Mesorhizobium sp. L-2-11 genomic region harbors:
- the ligA gene encoding NAD-dependent DNA ligase LigA, which produces MAEKPVDSLSESEAASELKRLAAEIAEHDRRYHTEDAPTISDAEYDALTRRNLAIEQRFPALVREDSPSRRVGAPPAEGFAKVRHAVPMLSLAKAYTDQDVADFIERGRRFFDRDKNLDIAFTAEPKIDGLSASLRYEGGVFVQGATRGNGAVGEDITANLRTITDIPKHLKGSGWPDIIEIRGEVYMTYAEFKALKERSAAVGGQDYVNPRNTAAGSLRQKDPSVTASRNLKFFAYAWGYTSEDPAPTQYDSVQKFAEWGFKISPLMVRAKSVEELVAHYHLIEAQRSSLGYDIDGVVYKIDQLELQRRWGFVTGEPRWAIAHKFPAEQAMTTVLRIDIQVGRTGTLAPVARLAPVTVGGVVVENVTLHNEDYIKGLDSNGQPIRDGCDIRIGDTVVIQRAGDVIPQIVSVVIDKRPPDAVPYEFPHTCPICGSPATREINEKTGKEDSRRRCTGELICPAQAVEGLRHFVSRGALDIEGLGAENIDLFFNAGLIKTAADIFTLRDRRPAVTRALAERREEQARQREAASGKTRKNVRGVEERNYEGLDKLFDAIDARREPELDRFIFALGIRHIGETTAAVLARTFSTIEELIRIGKETAAAADPHTVFPSINGIGDTVIGALRDFFGNERNDDVLDALLAQVHPKPYIVNVSADSVVAGKTIVFTGTLEKMTRSEAKAMAERLGAKVAGSVSAKTDLVVAGPGAGSKLKLATELDIEVIDEDAWLQRIGKA; this is translated from the coding sequence ATGGCCGAAAAACCAGTCGATTCGCTCAGCGAAAGCGAGGCCGCAAGCGAGTTGAAGCGGCTGGCGGCGGAGATCGCCGAGCACGACCGGCGCTACCACACCGAGGATGCGCCGACCATTTCGGATGCCGAATACGACGCGCTGACGCGGCGCAACCTCGCCATCGAACAGCGGTTTCCGGCGCTGGTGCGAGAGGACTCGCCGTCGCGCCGAGTGGGCGCTCCCCCGGCAGAAGGCTTTGCCAAGGTGCGCCATGCGGTGCCAATGCTGAGCCTCGCCAAAGCCTATACCGACCAGGACGTTGCTGACTTCATCGAACGTGGTCGGCGGTTCTTTGACCGCGACAAGAATCTGGACATTGCCTTCACGGCTGAACCGAAGATAGACGGGCTGTCGGCTTCCCTGCGCTATGAAGGCGGTGTGTTCGTGCAGGGAGCAACGCGCGGCAACGGCGCCGTTGGGGAGGACATCACCGCCAATCTCAGGACAATCACCGACATCCCCAAGCACCTGAAAGGCTCAGGCTGGCCTGATATCATCGAGATACGAGGTGAGGTCTACATGACCTATGCGGAATTCAAGGCGTTGAAGGAACGGTCGGCAGCGGTCGGCGGCCAGGACTACGTCAATCCGCGCAACACTGCGGCTGGTTCCCTGCGCCAGAAGGATCCATCCGTTACCGCCAGCCGCAATCTCAAGTTCTTTGCCTACGCCTGGGGCTATACGTCAGAAGATCCCGCTCCGACTCAATATGATTCAGTGCAAAAATTCGCGGAGTGGGGATTCAAGATCAGTCCGCTGATGGTCCGGGCAAAGTCGGTCGAGGAACTGGTCGCCCACTATCACCTAATCGAGGCCCAGCGCTCATCGCTTGGCTACGACATCGACGGCGTCGTCTACAAGATCGACCAGTTGGAATTGCAGCGGAGATGGGGCTTCGTCACCGGCGAACCACGCTGGGCCATCGCCCACAAATTTCCGGCTGAGCAGGCGATGACGACCGTGCTTAGGATCGACATTCAAGTCGGCCGTACCGGCACGCTGGCGCCCGTTGCACGGCTAGCGCCCGTCACCGTTGGCGGCGTGGTGGTCGAAAATGTCACGCTTCACAACGAGGACTACATCAAGGGTCTGGACAGCAACGGCCAGCCGATCCGCGACGGCTGTGACATACGTATCGGCGACACAGTCGTGATTCAACGGGCAGGGGACGTCATTCCGCAGATCGTCAGCGTCGTCATCGACAAGCGTCCGCCCGATGCCGTGCCTTACGAATTCCCGCACACCTGTCCGATCTGTGGCTCACCCGCAACGCGCGAGATCAACGAGAAGACCGGCAAGGAAGATTCCCGCCGACGCTGCACCGGCGAACTGATCTGCCCTGCGCAGGCCGTGGAAGGATTGCGCCACTTTGTGTCACGCGGCGCCTTGGATATCGAAGGCCTGGGCGCCGAAAACATAGACCTGTTCTTCAATGCGGGATTGATCAAGACAGCCGCCGATATCTTCACTCTCCGGGATCGCCGTCCCGCCGTCACCAGGGCGCTGGCTGAGCGGCGCGAGGAGCAGGCCAGGCAGCGCGAGGCCGCATCGGGCAAGACGCGCAAGAATGTACGCGGTGTCGAGGAGCGCAACTACGAAGGCCTCGACAAGCTCTTCGATGCCATCGACGCTCGCCGCGAACCCGAACTGGATCGCTTCATCTTCGCGCTGGGCATCCGCCATATCGGCGAAACGACGGCCGCTGTGCTTGCCCGAACCTTCTCGACCATCGAGGAGTTGATCCGCATCGGCAAGGAGACCGCAGCGGCGGCCGATCCACACACCGTTTTCCCATCGATCAACGGCATCGGCGACACGGTGATAGGCGCGCTCCGCGATTTCTTCGGCAATGAGCGTAACGACGACGTGCTTGATGCGCTGCTCGCACAGGTCCACCCGAAGCCGTACATTGTCAACGTCTCAGCCGACAGCGTGGTTGCCGGCAAGACAATCGTATTCACGGGCACGCTGGAAAAGATGACACGCTCCGAGGCCAAGGCGATGGCTGAACGTCTCGGCGCGAAGGTCGCGGGCTCGGTTTCCGCGAAGACCGATCTGGTCGTGGCCGGACCGGGTGCGGGATCCAAGCTGAAGCTTGCCACCGAACTCGACATCGAGGTGATCGATGAAGACGCTTGGTTGCAGCGGATCGGCAAGGCGTGA
- a CDS encoding DUF2461 domain-containing protein — protein MEGAFSGFGQKAIAFLKALDFHQSREWFLENRDLFESELREPFGDLVETLSERFAAVGLGLRGDRKKSLFRINRDVRFARDKRPYNRHLSAILSPDGTKMEQGVFFVHIGLERCFAGVAWWQPGPALLLAMRNAIATRPGEFRALIEALKQNGLELDAEGCMKRAPRGFEHVTVADLAAAIRNRHFAVRYEIDPAGIHGPALVDELIDFALRAKPLLDWGRTIEAKVAVD, from the coding sequence ATGGAAGGCGCGTTCAGCGGTTTCGGCCAAAAGGCCATTGCCTTCCTCAAGGCGCTCGATTTTCACCAGAGCCGGGAGTGGTTTCTGGAAAACCGCGACCTCTTCGAAAGCGAGTTGCGCGAGCCCTTTGGCGATCTGGTCGAAACGCTCTCCGAGCGCTTCGCGGCGGTAGGGCTGGGTTTGCGCGGCGATCGCAAGAAGTCGCTGTTCCGGATCAATCGCGACGTGCGTTTCGCCAGGGACAAGCGGCCCTACAACCGGCATCTGTCGGCAATCCTCTCGCCTGACGGCACCAAGATGGAACAGGGCGTGTTCTTCGTCCATATCGGGCTTGAGCGCTGCTTTGCCGGCGTCGCCTGGTGGCAGCCCGGGCCGGCACTGCTTTTGGCGATGCGTAACGCCATCGCGACGCGGCCGGGTGAATTCCGGGCGCTGATCGAGGCGTTGAAGCAAAACGGTCTCGAACTCGATGCGGAAGGTTGCATGAAGCGCGCGCCACGCGGCTTCGAGCATGTCACGGTGGCCGATCTCGCGGCGGCCATCCGCAACCGGCATTTCGCCGTCCGGTATGAAATCGACCCTGCGGGAATCCACGGGCCGGCGCTGGTCGACGAGCTCATCGATTTCGCCTTGCGGGCCAAGCCGCTGCTCGACTGGGGCAGGACGATCGAAGCCAAGGTCGCGGTGGACTGA
- a CDS encoding AzlC family ABC transporter permease, whose protein sequence is MSAEAISENPAKSDFWQGVRLSMPVVVAAAPFGLLFGALAVDNGFSVLEALLMSAMVFGGASQMVGIELFGQHVAPWLIVLSIFAVNFRHVLYSAGIGRRIAHWPPVQQAVGYFLLTDPQFAVAERKAEAGETVGFAWYMGLGLPVYVFWVTESAVGAVFGRLIPDTHALGIDFLLPIYFLGLVMGFRKRPLWLPVVVASAAASIIAYKTVGSPWHVSIGAVAGVLLAVILPSRHSGVEARR, encoded by the coding sequence ATGTCGGCGGAAGCAATCTCCGAGAACCCTGCAAAAAGCGATTTCTGGCAAGGCGTGCGGCTCAGCATGCCCGTCGTGGTGGCGGCGGCGCCGTTTGGACTGCTGTTCGGGGCGCTCGCCGTCGACAACGGTTTTTCGGTGCTTGAAGCCTTGCTGATGAGCGCCATGGTTTTCGGCGGCGCCAGCCAGATGGTCGGAATCGAATTGTTCGGGCAGCATGTCGCGCCGTGGCTGATCGTGCTGTCGATCTTCGCCGTGAATTTCCGCCATGTGCTCTACTCCGCGGGTATCGGCCGGCGGATCGCGCACTGGCCGCCGGTGCAGCAGGCGGTCGGCTATTTCCTGCTCACCGATCCGCAGTTCGCGGTGGCCGAGCGCAAGGCGGAGGCCGGCGAGACAGTCGGCTTCGCCTGGTATATGGGACTTGGCCTGCCGGTCTATGTGTTCTGGGTGACCGAAAGCGCGGTTGGCGCGGTGTTCGGCAGGCTTATTCCCGATACGCATGCGCTGGGCATCGATTTTCTGCTACCGATCTATTTCCTCGGACTGGTCATGGGCTTTCGCAAACGGCCACTGTGGCTGCCGGTGGTCGTCGCCAGTGCTGCTGCCTCCATCATCGCCTACAAGACGGTGGGCTCGCCCTGGCACGTCTCGATTGGCGCCGTGGCCGGCGTGCTGCTCGCGGTCATTCTGCCGTCGCGCCACAGCGGCGTGGAGGCGCGGCGATGA
- a CDS encoding AzlD family protein: MSTTLWIIVAGAIATYLTRVGGHLVISRFEKIHPRVEAGLNAVPAAVLTTLVAPAALGAGPAEWVALIVAGLVSLRGGLMAMFLAGAAVLVLPRQFVG, encoded by the coding sequence ATGAGCACGACCTTGTGGATCATCGTCGCCGGTGCGATCGCGACCTATCTGACCCGCGTCGGCGGCCATCTGGTGATCTCGCGCTTCGAAAAGATCCATCCGCGCGTCGAAGCCGGGCTGAACGCCGTGCCTGCCGCGGTGCTGACGACACTGGTGGCGCCGGCAGCACTTGGCGCCGGGCCGGCGGAATGGGTGGCATTGATCGTCGCCGGCCTGGTCTCGCTGCGCGGCGGGCTTATGGCGATGTTTTTGGCCGGCGCCGCTGTGCTGGTGCTGCCCCGGCAGTTCGTCGGATAG
- a CDS encoding cupin domain-containing protein, with the protein MTMLKQPSGADSVAPSDRKAVIVGGGEAYRAEQGSDYLPGISAETVGARALWLGVVTMPPGKRTKAHVHARHETAFYMLSGDELEMWSGDELQFRDVVHPGDYLYIPANVLHVAVNRASTPAIFVGARNEPTAQESVVLFPEMDGRIP; encoded by the coding sequence ATGACGATGTTGAAGCAACCGTCCGGAGCGGACAGCGTTGCGCCCAGCGACAGAAAAGCTGTAATCGTCGGGGGTGGCGAGGCTTATCGGGCCGAACAGGGGTCGGACTATCTGCCGGGAATAAGTGCTGAGACCGTCGGCGCGAGGGCGCTTTGGCTTGGCGTCGTCACGATGCCTCCGGGGAAGCGGACCAAGGCCCACGTCCACGCACGTCACGAAACAGCATTTTACATGCTGAGCGGAGACGAGCTGGAGATGTGGAGCGGGGACGAACTGCAATTTCGGGATGTCGTGCATCCCGGCGATTATCTCTATATTCCGGCCAATGTGCTCCACGTTGCCGTCAATAGGGCAAGCACGCCGGCCATTTTTGTTGGCGCCCGCAACGAACCGACCGCTCAGGAAAGCGTCGTTCTGTTCCCGGAGATGGACGGGAGGATACCGTAG
- a CDS encoding winged helix-turn-helix domain-containing tetratricopeptide repeat protein, translating into MAFGPFVLDMPRGALVREGRPVALGHKGLSLLQALLEAPAQVLSKTALMEAAWPDAVVEESNLSVQIAALRKLLGPQPDGSEWIATVPRTGYRFAGSVRVLDAAADGVLPSFGQPAGLSERPSIAVLPFANVSGDREQAYLADGITEDIITALTKFRWFRVIGRNSSFVYKDKPVDSKQVARELGVPYVLEGSVRRSGQHIRVSTQLVDATSANQIWAERYELEMTEAFAVQDAIAERVAGAIEPELLKTESLPAAARSSGNATAWDLVRQGTWHFHHVGRQTHLSARKLFREACRLDPELAEAHLWLGRVSAGIVAYGWSDKPEQDIREGLDAALKAVRLDEKNPYSHYALAICSIYANAPEQAVLAAEKAIEISPSFALGHLVLGMGQFFRGSASEAIAPLEHGLMLNPYDRQNFVWFNVLALAYLFAGQANEALAAAIKARKIAPAWRPTHETLACCYASLGRLPEAGSCVKLMREMENPSGDALAPLRLRNPHWANEMAHLLKKAGWQR; encoded by the coding sequence TTGGCGTTCGGCCCGTTCGTGCTCGACATGCCGCGCGGGGCGCTTGTCCGCGAGGGCCGGCCGGTTGCGCTCGGGCACAAAGGCTTGTCGTTGCTTCAAGCCCTGCTGGAGGCACCGGCTCAAGTGCTGAGCAAGACGGCACTCATGGAAGCGGCTTGGCCCGATGCCGTTGTCGAGGAAAGCAATCTCTCTGTGCAGATTGCCGCCCTGCGCAAGCTGCTCGGGCCTCAGCCGGACGGCAGCGAGTGGATCGCCACGGTTCCCCGCACCGGATATCGTTTCGCCGGCAGCGTCCGTGTACTGGACGCCGCTGCAGATGGTGTGCTGCCAAGTTTCGGCCAGCCGGCGGGGCTCTCCGAAAGACCGTCCATCGCGGTGTTGCCGTTCGCCAATGTCAGCGGCGACAGGGAACAGGCCTATCTGGCTGACGGCATCACGGAGGACATCATCACAGCACTTACGAAGTTCCGCTGGTTCCGAGTGATCGGCCGCAATTCCAGCTTCGTGTACAAGGACAAGCCCGTCGACTCCAAACAGGTGGCCCGCGAGCTTGGCGTCCCTTATGTGCTGGAAGGCAGCGTGCGCCGGTCCGGCCAGCACATTCGGGTCTCGACGCAATTGGTCGATGCGACCTCGGCCAATCAGATCTGGGCCGAACGATACGAGTTGGAAATGACGGAGGCGTTCGCCGTCCAGGATGCCATAGCCGAGCGGGTGGCCGGGGCGATCGAACCCGAACTTCTCAAGACGGAGTCGCTTCCAGCCGCCGCACGCAGCAGCGGAAACGCGACGGCCTGGGACCTGGTGCGGCAAGGTACCTGGCATTTCCACCACGTCGGCCGTCAGACTCACTTGAGTGCCCGCAAACTGTTCCGGGAGGCATGCAGGCTCGATCCTGAACTCGCCGAGGCCCATCTCTGGCTCGGCCGCGTCAGCGCCGGCATCGTCGCTTACGGCTGGAGCGACAAACCGGAACAGGATATCCGGGAGGGCCTGGATGCAGCCTTGAAGGCGGTTCGGCTCGACGAGAAGAATCCCTATTCGCACTACGCGCTGGCCATCTGCAGCATCTACGCCAATGCACCGGAACAGGCCGTTCTTGCCGCGGAAAAGGCGATCGAGATCAGCCCAAGCTTCGCCCTTGGTCATCTGGTGTTAGGGATGGGACAGTTTTTTCGTGGTAGCGCATCCGAAGCGATAGCGCCGCTCGAACACGGCCTTATGTTGAACCCTTACGATCGGCAGAACTTCGTCTGGTTCAATGTTCTGGCGCTCGCGTACCTGTTTGCAGGACAGGCAAACGAGGCGCTTGCGGCAGCTATCAAGGCGCGCAAGATCGCTCCCGCATGGCGGCCCACCCACGAAACTCTCGCCTGCTGTTACGCTTCGCTTGGCCGCCTGCCGGAAGCTGGATCGTGCGTTAAGCTGATGCGGGAAATGGAAAATCCTTCAGGCGATGCCTTGGCGCCGCTCAGGCTGCGCAATCCACATTGGGCAAACGAGATGGCGCATCTGTTGAAGAAAGCCGGTTGGCAGCGATAA